Proteins encoded together in one Prinia subflava isolate CZ2003 ecotype Zambia chromosome 23, Cam_Psub_1.2, whole genome shotgun sequence window:
- the ZNF76 gene encoding zinc finger protein 76 isoform X2, with translation MESLGLPAVTLGDGTTAYLQQAGRGEKLIEGQVIELEDGTTAYIHQVTVQKEAVAFEDGQPVVLEDGSMAFIHSTAKESYEPGTFQAVQLEDGSTAYIHRPAMVAPGSTTLEVKTEAGLEGLAGKEEDDGFDVDTMNALQQYGRKGADEEEEGVTDACHMKSKDSSNIPSQDLQEEVVQNQRKGQQVSSRAFRCGYKGCGRLYTTAHHLKVHERAHTGDRPYTCDFPSCGKAFATGYGLKSHVRTHTGEKPYKCPEDMCSKAFKTSGDLQKHIRTHTGERPFKCPFVGCGRSFTTSNIRKVHIRTHTGERPYMCAEPGCGRGFTSATNYKNHMRIHTGEKPYLCTVPGCGKRFTEYSSLYKHHVVHTHCKPYTCSSCGKTYRQTSTLAMHKRSSHGELEATEESEQALYEQQQLEAAAAADRGSPLKSQHIAFLSEMEEDEEEDAVPTQVSLISQDGTEQVSLSQEELQALGSAIGVVTQSRPEGELAGGDTGTVTVASTDGTEAQEVTIVASGAVVSEESDIALLCHQQVALLATSHGTHIAVQLEEQQSLEEALSMATAVIHYEPVPPATALPEKGS, from the exons ATggagagcctggggctgccagcagtgaCCCTTGGGGATGGCACCACGGCCTAcctgcagcaggctggcagAG GTGAAAAGCTGATTGAAGGGCAAGTCATTGAACTTGAAGATGGGACCACAGCTTATATCCATCAGGTGACTGTTCAGAAAG agGCTGTGGCTTTTGAAGACGGGCAGCCAGTGGTGCTGGAGGATGGCAGCATGGCCTTCATACACAGCACAGCTAAAG AGAGTTACGAGCCCGGCACGTTCCAGGCTGTCCAGCTAGAGGATGGCTCCACTGCCTACATCCACCGTCCTGCCATGGTGGCACCTGGCAGCACCACCCTGGAAGTGAAGACAGAAGCTGGGCTCGAGGGGttggctgggaaggaggaagatgATGGCTTTGATGTGGACACCATGAATGCATTGCAGCAGTATGGCAGAAAG GGGGctgatgaggaagaggagggagtgACAGATGCCTGCCATATGAAGAGTAAGGACTCCAGCAACATTCCTTCCCAG GATTtgcaggaggaggtggtgcAGAACCAGAGGAAGGGGCAGCAggtcagcagcagagctttccGCTGTGGGTACAAAGGCTGTGGCCGCCTCTACACCACTGCCCACCACCTCAAG gtACACGAACGTGCTCACACAGGTGACCGCCCATACACGTGTGACTTCCCAAGCTGTGGGAAAGCATTTGCTACAG GGTATGGTCTGAAGAGCCACGTGAGAACACACACAGGAGAGAAACCCTACAAGTGTCCAGAAGACATGTGCAGCAAAGCCTTCAAAACCTCCGGGGATCTGCAGAAACACATCCGCACGCACACAG GTGAGCGTCCCTTCAAGTGCCCCTTTGTGGGCTGTGGCCGCTCCTTCACCACGTCCAACATCCGCAAGGTTCACATCCGCACGCACACGGGCGAGCGGCCCTACATGTGTGCAGAGCCCGGCTGTGGCAGGGGCTTCACCAGCGCCACCAACTACAAGAACCACATGAGAATCCACACAG GAGAGAAGCCGTACCTGTGCACGGTGCCGGGCTGTGGGAAGCGCTTCACAGAGTACTCCAGCCTGTACAAGCACCACGTGGTGCACACGCACTGCAAGCCCTACAcgtgcagcagctgtggcaaGACCTACCGCCAGACCTCCACCCTGGCCATGCACAAACGCAGCAGCCACGGAGAGCTGGAGGCCACCGAGGAGAGCGAGCAGGCCCTGTacgagcagcagcagctggagg ctgctgcagctgctgacagaGGCTCTCCACTGAAGAGTCAGCATATTGCTTTCCTGTCAGAGATggaggaagatgaagaggaAGATGCTGTGCCTACACAAGTCTCGCTTATCTCTCAGGATGGGACAGAGCAG GTCAGTCTGtcccaggaagagctgcaggccctgggcagtgccatcGGCGTGGTGACACAGAGCAGGCCCGagggagagctggcaggaggtgACACTGGGACCGTCACTGTGGCCAGCACCGATGGCACCGAGGCGCAGGAG GTGACCATAGTCGCTTCTGGGGCAGTGGTGTCAGAGGAATCGGACATCGCCCTGCTCTGTCATCAGCAGGTGGCATTGCTGGCCACCTCCCACGGCACCCACATTGCTGTGCAG ctggaagagcagcagagcctggaggaaGCCCTCAGCATGGCCACGGCAGTCATCCACTACGAgccagtgccaccagccacagccctgccggAGAAGGGGAGCTGA
- the DEF6 gene encoding differentially expressed in FDCP 6 homolog: MGPGGFPGRPEQAALPPHGPPARAAPGTGSAGSAEPPPPPPAMDLRAELLKSIWYAFTALDVEKSGKVSKSQLKVLSHNLYTVLCIPHDPVALEEHFRDDDDGPVSSQGYMPYLNKYILDKVEEGAFVKEDFDELCWTLTAKKNYKPDRNGNSVISHQDAFKLWCLFNFLSEDKYPLVMVPDEVEYLLKKICTAMNVELNSCELEDYLSQEPQGQGGLTVWQFLDMVNSRKFLRGIEQEAISMAVEEVYQEVIEDVLKQGYLWKKGQLRRNWSERWFMLKPSALCYYMSEERKEKKGSIALDKHCCVEMLPDRDGKRCMFCVKTLSRTYEMSASDTRQRQEWTLAIQTAIRLQAEGKKSLHKDLKQKRREQREQREQRKAAKEEETQRLKQLQEEKERKLQELELLKEAQRQAEILLQEEEQRRRQQHEEMQRTLEIQLREAEQARASMQAEMVLKEAEAERQRKRILELEDMQERLQEALQQEVKARQDEEAVRYAQARLLAEEEEKLKELMKLKEEQEEYIIKTQREKQVLKQEMENKNKCLEEAQKQLEEVRVNRQRVDQDVMAAQRKLRQASTNVKHWNVQMNRLMHPIGPGDKRTNVSGGVFAGYQPLLSRRDSSLKLKLRVEDKGSDPTRENSKENVSNGGNSSALPSPDADTMATEPTN, encoded by the exons ATGGGGCCCGGGGGGTTCCCGGGGCGCCCCGAGCAGGCGGCGCTCCCGCCCCACGGCCCGCCCGCCCGGGCGGCTCCAGGAACCGGATCCGCGGGCTCGGcagagccgccgccgccgccgccagccATGGACCTGCGAGCCGAGCTGCTCAAGTCCATCTGGTACGCCTTCACCGCCCTGGACGTGGAGAAGAGCGGCAAGGTGTCCAAATCGCAGCTCAAA GTGCTGTCTCACAACCTGTACACAGTGCTGTGCATCCCCCACGACCCTGTGGCACTGGAAGAGCATTTCcgtgatgatgatgatgggcCAGTGTCCAGCCAGGGCTACATGCCCTACCTCAACAAGTACATCCTGGACAAG GTGGAGGAAGGCGCTTTTGTCAAAGAAGATTTTGATGAGCTCTGCTGGACCCTGACGGCAAAGAAGAACTACAAACCCGACCGGAATGGGAACAGTGTTATCTCCCACCAGGATGCTTTCAAGCTCTGGTGTCTCTTCAACTTTCTGTCTGAAGACAAATACCCTCTTGTCATGGTGCCAGATGAG gtgGAGTACCTGCTGAAGAAGATCTGCACAGCCATGAACGTGGAGCTGAACTCCTGCGAGCTGGAGGATTACCTGTCCCAGGAGCCGCAGGGGCAGGGCGGGCTCACGGTCTGGCAGTTCCTGGACATGGTGAACTCGAGGAAGTTCCTAAGAGGCATCGAGCAGGAGGCCATCAGCATGGCCGTGGAGGAGGTGTACCAGGAGGTCATCGAGGATGTGCTCAAACAG GGCTACCTCTGGAAGAAGGGCCAGCTGAGGAGGAACTGGTCGGAGCGGTGGTTCATGCTGAAGCCCAGTGCCCTCTGCTACTACATGAGCGAGGAACGGAAGGAGAAGAAGGGGAGCATCGCGTTGGACAAGCACTGCTGCGTGGAG ATGTTGCCAGACAGAGATGGGAAGAGGTGCATGTTCTGTGTGAAGACCTTGTCCCGCACCTACGAGATGAGCGCCTCCGACACCCGGCAGCGCCAGGAGTGGACACTCG CCATCCAGACAGCCATAAGGCTGCAAGCAGAGGGAAAGAAGTCCCTGCACAAGGACCTGAAGCAGAAGCGACGAGAGCAGCgggagcagcgggagcagcGCAAGGCGGCCAAGGAGGAGGAGACACAACGGCTCaaacagctgcaggaggaaaaggagaggaagctgcaggagctggagctgctcaagGAGGCCCAGAGGCAGGCAGagatcctgctgcaggaggaggagcagcggCGGAGGCAGCAGCACGAGGAGATGCAGAGGACCCTGGAGATCCAGCTGCGGGAGGCTGAGCAG GCTCGTGCCTCCATGCAGGCAGAGATGGTCCTgaaggaggcagaggcagagcgGCAGCGTAAGCGcatcctggagctggaggacatgcaggagaggctccaggaagccctgcagcaggaggtgaaAGCACGGCAGGACGAGGAGGCTGTGAGATATGCACAGGCCAG GCTACtggctgaggaagaggagaagctgaAAGAGCTAATGAAGCTGAAGGAGGAGCAAGAAGAATATATCATCAAAACTCAGAGGGAGAAGCAAGTCCTCAAGCAGGAGATGGAAAACAAGAACAAGTGTCTGGAAGAGGCGCAGAAGCAGCTGGAAGAAGTGAGAGTGAACAGGCAGCGGGTGGACCAAGACGTCATG GCGGCCCAGCGGAAGCTGCGACAGGCCAGCACCAACGTCAAGCACTGGAACGTGCAGATGAACAGACTGATGCACCCCATCGGGCCAGGAG ACAAGCGAACAAACGTGAGTGGAGGAGTCTTCGCTGGCTACCAGCCCCTTCTGTCACGGAGAGATTCTTCCCTCAAACTCAAGCTGAGGGTGGAGGATAAAGGCAGTGATCCCACGAGggaaaacagcaaggaaaacGTGAGCAACGGTGGGAACAGCAGTGCGCTGCCATCTCCAGATGCGGACACCATGGCCACAGAGCCCACCAATTAG
- the RPL10A gene encoding large ribosomal subunit protein uL1 isoform X2: MRGGAAALGLSPPACWGRQVSGCAGCPEPWLKSTPRPKFSVCLLGDQQHCDEAKAVDIPHMDIEALKKLNKNKKLVKKLAKKYDAFLASESLIKQIPRILGPGLNKAGKFPSLLTHNENLVAKVDEVKSTIKFQMKKVLCLAVAVGHVKMTEDELVYNIHLAINFLVSLLKKNWQNVRALYIKSTMGKPQRLY; this comes from the exons ATGAGGGGAGGTGCGGCAGCCCTCGGGCTGTCCCCACCGGCCTGCTGGGGACGGCAGGTGAGCGGCTGTGCAGGATGTCCCGAGCCGTG gctgaagtCGACGCCACGGCCCAAATTCTCCGTCTGTCTGCTGGGGGACCAGCAGCACTGTGATGAGGCCAAAGCTGTTGACATCCCTCACATGGACATAGAAGCTCTGAAGAAGCTCAATAAAAACAAGAAGCTGGTGAAGAAGCTGG CTAAGAAGTACGATGCCTTCCTGGCTTCCGAGTCCTTGATCAAACAAATTCCTCGAATCCTGGGCCCGGGCCTGAACAAAGCCGGGAAATTCCCTTCTCTGCTCACCCACAACGAGAACCTGGTGGCCAAGGTGGATGAGGTCAAATCGACCATCAAGTTTCAGATGAAGAAG gtgctctgcctggctgtggctgtgggacaCGTGAAGATGACAGAGGACGAGCTCGTCTACAACATCCACCTGGCCATCAACTTCCTGGTGTCCCTGCTGAAGAAGAACTGGCAGAACGTGCGAGCTCTGTACATCAAGAGCACCATGGGCAAACCCCAGCGCCTCTACTAA
- the ZNF76 gene encoding zinc finger protein 76 isoform X1: MLGAAGRGVGSLLRLPSAGGPPASPSLLNKQPGSLCPLSRTNRTGVTASLHSVSQEPRAGLSSRREGEGARSKDATAVSHRPLALCPSAPWQDPCVGSRGRMESLGLPAVTLGDGTTAYLQQAGRGEKLIEGQVIELEDGTTAYIHQVTVQKEAVAFEDGQPVVLEDGSMAFIHSTAKESYEPGTFQAVQLEDGSTAYIHRPAMVAPGSTTLEVKTEAGLEGLAGKEEDDGFDVDTMNALQQYGRKGADEEEEGVTDACHMKSKDSSNIPSQDLQEEVVQNQRKGQQVSSRAFRCGYKGCGRLYTTAHHLKVHERAHTGDRPYTCDFPSCGKAFATGYGLKSHVRTHTGEKPYKCPEDMCSKAFKTSGDLQKHIRTHTGERPFKCPFVGCGRSFTTSNIRKVHIRTHTGERPYMCAEPGCGRGFTSATNYKNHMRIHTGEKPYLCTVPGCGKRFTEYSSLYKHHVVHTHCKPYTCSSCGKTYRQTSTLAMHKRSSHGELEATEESEQALYEQQQLEAAAAADRGSPLKSQHIAFLSEMEEDEEEDAVPTQVSLISQDGTEQVSLSQEELQALGSAIGVVTQSRPEGELAGGDTGTVTVASTDGTEAQEVTIVASGAVVSEESDIALLCHQQVALLATSHGTHIAVQLEEQQSLEEALSMATAVIHYEPVPPATALPEKGS; the protein is encoded by the exons ATGCTGGGAGCGGCGGGGAGAGGCGTGGGGAGCCTCCTCCGGCTGCCCTCGGCAGGCGGCCCGCCCGCATCTCCTTCCTTGTTAAATAAACAACCGGGATCTCTTTGCCCCCTGTCTCGGACCAACAGGACAGGAGTTACTGCATCGCTTCACAGCGTATCCCAGGAGCCCCGGGCTGGCCTCAGCAGCCGCCGGGAAGGAGAGGGG GCTCGCAGCAAAGACGCCACCGCCGTGTCTCACAGGCCCCTGGCTCTGTGCCCCAGTGCTCCCTGGCAGGATCCATGTGTGGGGAGCCGGGGCAGGATggagagcctggggctgccagcagtgaCCCTTGGGGATGGCACCACGGCCTAcctgcagcaggctggcagAG GTGAAAAGCTGATTGAAGGGCAAGTCATTGAACTTGAAGATGGGACCACAGCTTATATCCATCAGGTGACTGTTCAGAAAG agGCTGTGGCTTTTGAAGACGGGCAGCCAGTGGTGCTGGAGGATGGCAGCATGGCCTTCATACACAGCACAGCTAAAG AGAGTTACGAGCCCGGCACGTTCCAGGCTGTCCAGCTAGAGGATGGCTCCACTGCCTACATCCACCGTCCTGCCATGGTGGCACCTGGCAGCACCACCCTGGAAGTGAAGACAGAAGCTGGGCTCGAGGGGttggctgggaaggaggaagatgATGGCTTTGATGTGGACACCATGAATGCATTGCAGCAGTATGGCAGAAAG GGGGctgatgaggaagaggagggagtgACAGATGCCTGCCATATGAAGAGTAAGGACTCCAGCAACATTCCTTCCCAG GATTtgcaggaggaggtggtgcAGAACCAGAGGAAGGGGCAGCAggtcagcagcagagctttccGCTGTGGGTACAAAGGCTGTGGCCGCCTCTACACCACTGCCCACCACCTCAAG gtACACGAACGTGCTCACACAGGTGACCGCCCATACACGTGTGACTTCCCAAGCTGTGGGAAAGCATTTGCTACAG GGTATGGTCTGAAGAGCCACGTGAGAACACACACAGGAGAGAAACCCTACAAGTGTCCAGAAGACATGTGCAGCAAAGCCTTCAAAACCTCCGGGGATCTGCAGAAACACATCCGCACGCACACAG GTGAGCGTCCCTTCAAGTGCCCCTTTGTGGGCTGTGGCCGCTCCTTCACCACGTCCAACATCCGCAAGGTTCACATCCGCACGCACACGGGCGAGCGGCCCTACATGTGTGCAGAGCCCGGCTGTGGCAGGGGCTTCACCAGCGCCACCAACTACAAGAACCACATGAGAATCCACACAG GAGAGAAGCCGTACCTGTGCACGGTGCCGGGCTGTGGGAAGCGCTTCACAGAGTACTCCAGCCTGTACAAGCACCACGTGGTGCACACGCACTGCAAGCCCTACAcgtgcagcagctgtggcaaGACCTACCGCCAGACCTCCACCCTGGCCATGCACAAACGCAGCAGCCACGGAGAGCTGGAGGCCACCGAGGAGAGCGAGCAGGCCCTGTacgagcagcagcagctggagg ctgctgcagctgctgacagaGGCTCTCCACTGAAGAGTCAGCATATTGCTTTCCTGTCAGAGATggaggaagatgaagaggaAGATGCTGTGCCTACACAAGTCTCGCTTATCTCTCAGGATGGGACAGAGCAG GTCAGTCTGtcccaggaagagctgcaggccctgggcagtgccatcGGCGTGGTGACACAGAGCAGGCCCGagggagagctggcaggaggtgACACTGGGACCGTCACTGTGGCCAGCACCGATGGCACCGAGGCGCAGGAG GTGACCATAGTCGCTTCTGGGGCAGTGGTGTCAGAGGAATCGGACATCGCCCTGCTCTGTCATCAGCAGGTGGCATTGCTGGCCACCTCCCACGGCACCCACATTGCTGTGCAG ctggaagagcagcagagcctggaggaaGCCCTCAGCATGGCCACGGCAGTCATCCACTACGAgccagtgccaccagccacagccctgccggAGAAGGGGAGCTGA
- the RPL10A gene encoding large ribosomal subunit protein uL1 isoform X1 has protein sequence MSSKVSRDTLYEAVKEVLHGSRAKKRKFVETVELQISLKNYDPQKDKRFSGTVRLKSTPRPKFSVCLLGDQQHCDEAKAVDIPHMDIEALKKLNKNKKLVKKLAKKYDAFLASESLIKQIPRILGPGLNKAGKFPSLLTHNENLVAKVDEVKSTIKFQMKKVLCLAVAVGHVKMTEDELVYNIHLAINFLVSLLKKNWQNVRALYIKSTMGKPQRLY, from the exons ATGAG CAGCAAAGTGTCCCGGGACACCCTGTACGAGGCGGTGAAGGAGGTGCTGCACGGCAGCCGTGCCAAGAAGCGCAA GTTCGTGGAGACGGTGGAGCTGCAGATCAGCCTCAAGAACTATGACCCGCAGAAGGACAAGCGGTTCTCCGGTACCGTCAG gctgaagtCGACGCCACGGCCCAAATTCTCCGTCTGTCTGCTGGGGGACCAGCAGCACTGTGATGAGGCCAAAGCTGTTGACATCCCTCACATGGACATAGAAGCTCTGAAGAAGCTCAATAAAAACAAGAAGCTGGTGAAGAAGCTGG CTAAGAAGTACGATGCCTTCCTGGCTTCCGAGTCCTTGATCAAACAAATTCCTCGAATCCTGGGCCCGGGCCTGAACAAAGCCGGGAAATTCCCTTCTCTGCTCACCCACAACGAGAACCTGGTGGCCAAGGTGGATGAGGTCAAATCGACCATCAAGTTTCAGATGAAGAAG gtgctctgcctggctgtggctgtgggacaCGTGAAGATGACAGAGGACGAGCTCGTCTACAACATCCACCTGGCCATCAACTTCCTGGTGTCCCTGCTGAAGAAGAACTGGCAGAACGTGCGAGCTCTGTACATCAAGAGCACCATGGGCAAACCCCAGCGCCTCTACTAA